A region of Homo sapiens chromosome 17, GRCh38.p14 Primary Assembly DNA encodes the following proteins:
- the ZPBP2 gene encoding zona pellucida-binding protein 2 isoform 2 precursor (isoform 2 precursor is encoded by transcript variant 2) — protein MMRTCVLLSAVLWCLTGVQCPRFTLFNKKGFIYGKTGQPDKIYVELHQNSPVLICMDFKLSKKEIVDPTYLWIGPNEKTLTGNNRINITETGQLMVKDFLEPLSGLYTCTLSYKTVKAETQEEKTVKKRYDFMVFAYREPDYSYQMAVRFTTRSCIGRYNDVFFRVLKKILDSLISDLSCHVIEPSYKCHSVEIPEHGLIHELFIAFQVNPFAPGWKGACNGSVDCEDTTNHNILQARDRIEDFFRSQAYIFYHNFNKTLPAMHFVDHSLQVVRLDSCRPGFGKNERLHSNCASCCVVCSPATFSPDVNVTCQTCVSVLTYGAKSCPQTSNKNQQYED, from the exons ATGATGCGAACGTGCGTCCTACTCTCCGCGGTGCTCTGGTGCCTCACAGGAG TCCAATGCCCGCGTTTTACCTTATTCAATAAGAAGGGCTTCATTTATGGCAAGACAGGACAGCCAG ACAAAATATATGTAGAGTTACATCAAAATAGTCCAGTCCTTATCTGTATGGATTTTAAgctttctaaaaaagaaatagtggACCCCACCTACTTATGGATTGGGCCTAATGAAAAGACGTTAACAG gaaataatagaataaatataaCTGAAACTGGACAGCTGATGGTGAAAGATTTTTTGGAGCCTTTGTCTGGACTTTACACATGTACTCTTTCTTATAAGACTGTTAAAGCAgaaactcaagaagaaaaaacagtCAAAAAGAGATATGACTTTATGGTCTTTG cctatcGGGAACCTGATTATTCATATCAGATGGCTGTACGTTTTACCACAAGGTCTTGTATAGGGAGATACAATGATGTATTCTTTAGAGTGCTGAAGAAAATCTTGGATAGTCTAATTTCTGATTTGTCATGCCATGTCATAGAGCCATCATATAAATGCCATTCTGTTGAAATTCCAGAACATGGCCTCATACATGAGCTATTTATAGCATTTcaag ttaaTCCTTTTGCGCCGGGGTGGAAAGGTGCTTGCAATGGATCTGTTGACTGTGAAGATACCACTAatcataatatcctccag GCAAGAGATCGAATAGAAGACTTTTTTCGGAGCCAAGCATATATTTTCTACCATAACTTTAATAAAACTCTACCAGCAATGCATTTTGTGGACCACAGTTTGCAAGTAGTACGTCTGGATAGCTGTCGACCAGGCTTTGGAAAAAATGAACGTCTACACAGTAATTGCGCTAGCTGTTGTg tggtttgtagtcctgCGACTTTTAGTCCTGATGTTAATGTAACTTGTCAGACCTGCGTTTCCGTCCTTACCTATGGAGCTAAATCTTGCCCACAAACTTCAAACAAAAATCAGCAATATGAAGATTAG
- the ZPBP2 gene encoding zona pellucida-binding protein 2 isoform X1 has protein sequence MMRTCVLLSAVLWCLTGVQCPRFTLFNKKGFIYGKTGQPDKIYVELHQNSPVLICMDFKLSKKEIVDPTYLWIGPNEKTLTGNNRINITETGQLMVKDFLEPLSGLYTCTLSYKTVKAETQEEKTVKKRYDFMVFAYREPDYSYQMAVRFTTRSCIGRYNDVFFRVLKKILDSLISDLSCHVIEPSYKCHSVEIPEHGLIHELFIAFQVNPFAPGWKGACNGSVDCEDTTNHNILQVRISWQEIE, from the exons ATGATGCGAACGTGCGTCCTACTCTCCGCGGTGCTCTGGTGCCTCACAGGAG TCCAATGCCCGCGTTTTACCTTATTCAATAAGAAGGGCTTCATTTATGGCAAGACAGGACAGCCAG ACAAAATATATGTAGAGTTACATCAAAATAGTCCAGTCCTTATCTGTATGGATTTTAAgctttctaaaaaagaaatagtggACCCCACCTACTTATGGATTGGGCCTAATGAAAAGACGTTAACAG gaaataatagaataaatataaCTGAAACTGGACAGCTGATGGTGAAAGATTTTTTGGAGCCTTTGTCTGGACTTTACACATGTACTCTTTCTTATAAGACTGTTAAAGCAgaaactcaagaagaaaaaacagtCAAAAAGAGATATGACTTTATGGTCTTTG cctatcGGGAACCTGATTATTCATATCAGATGGCTGTACGTTTTACCACAAGGTCTTGTATAGGGAGATACAATGATGTATTCTTTAGAGTGCTGAAGAAAATCTTGGATAGTCTAATTTCTGATTTGTCATGCCATGTCATAGAGCCATCATATAAATGCCATTCTGTTGAAATTCCAGAACATGGCCTCATACATGAGCTATTTATAGCATTTcaag ttaaTCCTTTTGCGCCGGGGTGGAAAGGTGCTTGCAATGGATCTGTTGACTGTGAAGATACCACTAatcataatatcctccaggtgaGAATTTCATG GCAAGAGATCGAATAG
- the ZPBP2 gene encoding zona pellucida-binding protein 2 isoform 1 precursor (isoform 1 precursor is encoded by transcript variant 1) has product MMRTCVLLSAVLWCLTGDKIYVELHQNSPVLICMDFKLSKKEIVDPTYLWIGPNEKTLTGNNRINITETGQLMVKDFLEPLSGLYTCTLSYKTVKAETQEEKTVKKRYDFMVFAYREPDYSYQMAVRFTTRSCIGRYNDVFFRVLKKILDSLISDLSCHVIEPSYKCHSVEIPEHGLIHELFIAFQVNPFAPGWKGACNGSVDCEDTTNHNILQARDRIEDFFRSQAYIFYHNFNKTLPAMHFVDHSLQVVRLDSCRPGFGKNERLHSNCASCCVVCSPATFSPDVNVTCQTCVSVLTYGAKSCPQTSNKNQQYED; this is encoded by the exons ATGATGCGAACGTGCGTCCTACTCTCCGCGGTGCTCTGGTGCCTCACAGGAG ACAAAATATATGTAGAGTTACATCAAAATAGTCCAGTCCTTATCTGTATGGATTTTAAgctttctaaaaaagaaatagtggACCCCACCTACTTATGGATTGGGCCTAATGAAAAGACGTTAACAG gaaataatagaataaatataaCTGAAACTGGACAGCTGATGGTGAAAGATTTTTTGGAGCCTTTGTCTGGACTTTACACATGTACTCTTTCTTATAAGACTGTTAAAGCAgaaactcaagaagaaaaaacagtCAAAAAGAGATATGACTTTATGGTCTTTG cctatcGGGAACCTGATTATTCATATCAGATGGCTGTACGTTTTACCACAAGGTCTTGTATAGGGAGATACAATGATGTATTCTTTAGAGTGCTGAAGAAAATCTTGGATAGTCTAATTTCTGATTTGTCATGCCATGTCATAGAGCCATCATATAAATGCCATTCTGTTGAAATTCCAGAACATGGCCTCATACATGAGCTATTTATAGCATTTcaag ttaaTCCTTTTGCGCCGGGGTGGAAAGGTGCTTGCAATGGATCTGTTGACTGTGAAGATACCACTAatcataatatcctccag GCAAGAGATCGAATAGAAGACTTTTTTCGGAGCCAAGCATATATTTTCTACCATAACTTTAATAAAACTCTACCAGCAATGCATTTTGTGGACCACAGTTTGCAAGTAGTACGTCTGGATAGCTGTCGACCAGGCTTTGGAAAAAATGAACGTCTACACAGTAATTGCGCTAGCTGTTGTg tggtttgtagtcctgCGACTTTTAGTCCTGATGTTAATGTAACTTGTCAGACCTGCGTTTCCGTCCTTACCTATGGAGCTAAATCTTGCCCACAAACTTCAAACAAAAATCAGCAATATGAAGATTAG